The following DNA comes from Heptranchias perlo isolate sHepPer1 chromosome 42, sHepPer1.hap1, whole genome shotgun sequence.
ggtgtgtgacttggaggggaacgtgcaggtggtgttgttcccatgtgcctgctgctcttgtccttctaggtggtagaggtcgcgggtttgggaggtgctgtcgaagaagccttggcgagttgctgcagtgcatcctgtggatggtacacactgcagccacggtgcgccggtggtgaagggagtgaatgtttagggtggtggatggggtgccaatcaagcgggctgctttatcatggatggtgtcgagcttcttgagtgttgttggagctgcactcatccaggcaagtggagagtattccatcacactcctgacttgtgccttgtagatggtggaaaggctttggggagtcaggaagtgagtcactcgccacagaatacccagcctctgacctgctcttgtagccactgtatttatatggctggtccagttaagtttctggtcaatggtgacccccaggatgttgatggtgggggattcggcgatggtaatgccgttgaatgtcaaggggaggtggttagactctctcttgttggtgaaaagcgcgatagaaatgcaagttttttttttctatttacacCACTCATTGTTTTATCTACTCTGTCACTTTGATTTTGCGTTTCACAGTTGGAGGTTACCACGGACAGGATAGGGCGGGCGACCGAACACCTGTTACGTCGAGTGGAATGGGACAAAATGGGACCCACAAGAGCACCAGCGATGCGAAAGGCACGGAAACAGGTCAGTGTGATGTGTACACAGTCCCGATCCTCGACCCAACAGGGTGCCGCAGTGTTCCGTCACCTCCTGtacctgggtttaaatccagtcCTCCAAACCGATGGAAGCCTCCTCCCCTTTGGGGGGCCTGGATGACGCGTTGGGGTCCGTCCTGTTCTTTTGTCTCTGGGCCTTCTGCGTCCAGCTTGGCCCAACACCTGGAAGCTCTCCTCTAACTGCCAGCACTAGGGATTGTAAATAGACTGTGAttccattctgggcaccgcacctcaggaaggatatatcggccttggagggggtgcagcgcagattcaccagaatgatacccggggctgaaagggttaaattccgaggacaggtcgcacagaccgggcttgtattccctcgagtgtagaagattaaggggtgatctaatcgaggggtttaagatgattgaaggattcgatagggtcgatagagagaaactatttcctctggtggggggagtccagaacaagggggcagaaccttaaaattagagccaggccgttcaggggtgatgtcgggaagcacttcctcacacaaaggggagtgggaatctggaaatctctccccccaaaaagctgttgaggctggggcgggtcaattggaaatgtcaaaactgagactgatcgatttttgttgggtgagggggattaagggatatgagcaaaggcgggtagatggagttaagatacagatcagccatgatgtgactggttgctcgaggggctgaacgggcccctcctgttcctgtgtaacaggctcgaggggctgaatggcctcctgttaatGTTACTGTGTTGTTGGAAGACATTTTTCATGACTGATTCTCACTTTGTTTCTTTAGTGGCCGTTGATGGTCTTGGTCTTGGTCTTGGTATTGTCGGCCTTGTTTCTGTTGCTATAGCTCTTGGTTTCCTGGTACGGTAAGCACTCACTTCTTTTCATTGCTGACTAAgttgtttttatatatatatatatatatataatatatatatataatgttacCATCTTCCTGCAGCTTCCCAGAATTCCGTGGCATCAGCGTGTAGATTCCGCAGAAAGTTTTCAAAATACCGCTCCCACACCGGCAACAcctcgatcttaaaattctcctcctcgcgTTCAAAGCCCTCCATGttctcctcgcccccccctccctatctctgtaacctcctccagcctctccGACCGTCCGAGATCACTGCGTTCcgccctcttgcccatcccccgattcccatcgctccaccattggcggccgtgccttcagctgcctgggccctgagttctggaattccctccctaaacctctccgcctctctctctcctccttcaagacgctccttaaaaccgacctcttagACCGAGCTTTTgaatcctgtgaagcgcctcgggacgttttactatgttaaaggcgctatataaatgcaggatgttgaaacgcggcagccaatttgtgcacagcaaggtcccgcaaacagcaatgagatcatctgTTTAATGATGTTTgtcgagggatgaatattggaccaggacactggggagaactgctTTGCTCTTCTAATAGTGgcaatgggatcatttacatccacctgaaggcGCAGACGGAACCACAGTTTAACGTCcaatccgaaagacggcagcgCGGGGCGCTCCCTCCGGGTCGACCCTCCCTCCGGTGGGGGGGGCGCTCCCTCCGGgcgctggattatgggctcaagtttctggagtgggggctcgaaccaacgaccttctgactccgaggcgtgagttttggggcatcctgaggtcgtgaaaggtgctataatcaATGGAAGTTCGTTCGTTATCTCTTTTTGTGCCAGTCTGGAGCTGAGTATTGGTAATTCTGGTTTGTATTTTACTCTCAGGTTTTGCTGGAAGAAAAGAGTCAAGAAAATTAAACAGTAAGTTTAAAAGAAAATCGCAGGGTTAGGTGGGTGCGGCGACCCTGAATTTGGGGTCACCAGGTACATGTTAAGATGGTTTACCGTACTTCACCGTCTAAACAgtgatgttttttttttctctcggcTGTACCGCAGAGGGGGTGGTTTGATGAATGAGTGCGTGCCTGGATCTGTCCAATCGTCTCGGTCTATCTTAACTGAGCCAGCTTCGGACGCCTAATCCTGAATTGGTGTAATGCATCGCCACGTCGCGGTTTTCAATACCCACTGATGAGCAGGAAAGACCGACACTCGCGGAAAGTTCTAAAGATGTCGGGCCTTCGGTTCTCAACAGCAACCTGGCTCTCAAAACAGAAGAAGCAGAGACAGTGGGTTCACACCGTTCTCGAGTGGTACGTCCGTCCAACCAACCATTGTCGGTGCTACGATGCGAGAGTGCCTGACCTGAGCCTTATTTATTCCATCTAATCGGTGTCTGAACTATTTATTGTCCAGGTCCACTAATCGCTGGGAAAGACTCCACACTAATATATAAGCTATAAATATTGCTATTGATTTGTACTAATAAATGTTAGCTTACAAATTTTGGTGTCACTCGTTCTTTGATTTagttatgctattcgcctcaactactccttgttgtagtgagttccacattctcgccactcctgaattccctattggatttattagtgactatcttatatttatggcccctagttctggtctcccccacaagtggaaacatcatctctacgtctaccctgtcgaacccttCTCTCTCGAGGAAGgaacccagcctgttcagtctttcctgatggttacgaacctcagttctggtatctctcactgtgtggcCTGTACAAACCAGCTGGCTTTCTCTGATAACTGACCGTTATTAAAATTGTCCGACTTTCATTATGCCCTCTGACCACTCGCCTCCCTCCGACGGTcacagggtcggtgctgaggtcCTGTTGAATGATACACTAGTACGAATTCGGCTCTGCCACAGGCCTCTGCACTGAAGATGCCCCAGAACTGCTGGGTGCAATTGCACGTTTCACCTCTTACTGGGCTAATGATTTGGTGACCTGGCTCCATTTTGGTTTTGTAatccaggaagctacatcattgaataaatttaaaacagaaatagacagtttcctagaagtaaagggaattaggggagcGGGCagcaaattggacatgaatttagatttgagattaggatcaggtcagccatgatcttattgaatggcggagcaggctcgagggcccgattggcctactcctgctcctatttcttatgttgttatgtaatATGGGCAGTGCCCAGTTCCACCACATGGTTTGCACTGACCGGAAAGCTCATTCTTACACCGTGTTTTAATATTTAGTTCAAATTAAACATGCCATCCGATAGCTGGATTTCAGGTAGAAAAACGGCCTatgaacataaataggagcaggagtaggccattcggcccctcgagcctgctgcgccgttcaatcagatcgtggctaaccttcgatctcaactctactttcccaccctatcccctggtttgccccagagtccaaaaatctatcgatctctgccttgaatatacaTCTTCTTACTGTCTCCTAATCTAGAAACTCATTTTATCCCCAGGTCCTTCAAACTGCAATTCCTTCCCTCTACCCTGTAACCTTTTAAGCCCCCACCTCGATGGTTTATTCACTCCTTAATTCAGTCCATTCACTTGAGTATCGAAGGCTAAGGGCTCGAGgtgttttaaaatgttaaaaggattcgatagggtagacaatggagaaactctttcctccagtggggggcacaatcttaaaattagagccaggctgttcaggggtgatgtcaggaagcacttcttcacacaaaggggagtggaaatctggaacactcttttcccccaaaaagcttttgaggctgggggccaattggaaatttcaaaactgagaccgaCAGATTTTGGGTTGGGTAAGAGTGTCAGAGCATGAGGTGcaggtcagccgtgatctgattgaacggcggatcaggctcaaggggctgaattggCCTCCTTCCTACGTGATcgcctactcttttcaacctcgcTGTTGTCCTGCACTCACCATGGACCTTTTTTACCTGGGAAAATATTGAGTAGCGCCCCCTCTTCGAGAGTTCatgtacaaaattgaggggcaGGAAAAGCCAGCCCCACACCTCGTGATAGCCAGAGCGTCGTCCGACATCCAATCTATTCCTGCCCTTTagtttaaatttgtgccctccccAATCTGataaaactggaataatctatcaatagggatgtTATCCAGCCCCTTAATTATTTTCTAGCCCTCTATCAGGTTATCattaagtctacgctgctctacagtaaatagaccaaggtcctcgAGGCCCATCTGAGGTACTTTAAGCGAGGAGTCATTCTTGCCATTCTCCCCTGGACCTCTTCCCCTGTGTCGCCCAACACGTGAGGGGATCCAAACTGGGCGCAGTACCCCAGGTGCCATCTGACCGGCCCACCTGTATTGTGATTTGCATCTGCCTGTCGAGTTTGGAGGAAGTGCTGCTTTCCGCTGCTTAGATGGTTATCGCGTCCTGTCACCACTTCAATTCTCACTCCCTCTTCTGCTCGAGCACGTGCCTGGCAGAGCGGTGACTGCGCGCAGGTTCGGAGTGACTGCAGTCTGTGCCTCAAAGTCCACGACCTCAATCAATCACTGAGGTCCTGGAGCTGCGTTGAATTGGACACCACTGTCCCGATTGGAGGGGAGAAAACatccctgattttccttttcttcCGTTTGACTTTGGGAAGAAACTTTCActtcttaaattttttttttaaatttgttattCTCCAGAACGCAAGGCCAGTGTTATCTGcgtccccgttcccccccccccccaaatctctaGCTGACCCTTCAGAAggaagtggtggtgggccgccttgaaCTCATTCGCTCGCTGGgacccacttcagagggcagttaagagtcaaccgcgttggtgtggggactggagtcacgtatcggcccggaccgggtaaggacggcaggtttccttccctaaagggacgttGGGGGAACTTTATTTGTAGTTCAACTTTGGGAAgatacttaatttttaaaaatattcattctcgggatgtgggcaaaaacatttatttatttactgaCTTATatttggacgctaagggaatcaagggatatggggatcgggcggggaaagtggagttgaggtcgatggtCGAAGGTCGGCCAGTaacttgaatggcggagcaggctcgaggggccgaatggcctactcctgctcctatttcttacgttcttaccaaggcgggtaaatggagttaagatacaggtcagccatgaccccaaattgaatggcggaacaggctcgaggggctgaatggtaattagtaaaaaaaaaacagagaggagATGAGCAGACATTTTTGTTTAagcaattggatagatctttcaaagagccggcacaggcacgatgggccgaatggcggcctccagtgctgtacgattctatgattatctAGACGTGTTCATGGCTTGACTTCCTAGAAAGGAGTTGTTGTGCAAAGTGGAGAGGCTGTGCTGGGATCGGGGAGATGTTTCACACACCCAGCACAGCACGGTGAccggggtttggggggggagagagagcaggaaagaaagaacctgcatttatatagcgcctttcacaacctcaggatgtcccaaagcgcttcctacagccaatgaagtactttttttttgaagtgtggtcactgttgtaatgtaggaatttgcgcacagcaagatcccacaaacagcactgtggtaaatgaccagatcatctgtttttttttagtgatgttggtcgagagataaatattggccccaggacactggggagaactccccctgctcttcttccaatagtggccgtgggatcttttacgtccaccagagagggcagacggggcctcggtttaatgtctcatccgaaagacggcccctccgacagtgcagcgctccctcagtgctgaccctccgacagtgcggcgctccctcagtaccgaccctctgacagtgcagcactccctcagtactgaccctccgacagtgcggcgctccctcagtaccgaccctccgacagtgcagcactccctcagtactgacccttccacagtgcagcgctccctcagtactgaccctccaccggtgcagcgttccctcagtactgaccctccgacagtgcggcgctccctcagtactgaccctccgacagtgcggtgccccctcagaactggccctctgacagtgcggtacccgctcagtactggccctctgaccctccgacagtgcggcgctccctcagtaccgaccctccgaca
Coding sequences within:
- the LOC137306237 gene encoding uncharacterized protein isoform X1 produces the protein MICIAEAYGRGSDLSKGTALTCSLTNKTTLSCACSPENGQYALISQPLSNLVFNCTRCHRNLLRQPHCGNVSVHEDSHHIILSRSQEFPGKDYYCHIHQCIAVGGYHGQDRAGDRTPVTSSGMGQNGTHKSTSDAKGTETVAVDGLGLGLGIVGLVSVAIALGFLVRFCWKKRVKKIKQLYRRGGGLMNECVPGSVQSSRSILTEPASDA
- the LOC137306237 gene encoding uncharacterized protein isoform X2; this translates as MICIAEAYGRGSDLSKGTALTCSLTNKTTLSCACSPENGQYALISQPLSNLVFNCTRCHRNLLRQPHCGNVSVHEDSHHIILSRSQEFPGKDYYCHIHQCIAVGGYHGQDRAGDRTPVTSSGMGQNGTHKSTSDAKGTETVAVDGLGLGLGIVGLVSVAIALGFLVRFCWKKRVKKIKQGGGLMNECVPGSVQSSRSILTEPASDA